The sequence below is a genomic window from Iodobacter fluviatilis.
GGGCGATTTTTTTGACCAGAGAAGGCGAGCTATTAAAAAACACCTGCCAGGAGATGCTGGCACAGCTGACACTTACATTGCAAAAACTCAAGGGAAATCCTTATGACAGACCCTTAGTGGTGTCGTGTGAGCCGACCATTGCCATGCGCTGGCTGATTCCTCGTTTAAGCGATTTTCATACTCGTTATCCGGCGATTCAGCTGCATTTATTTACGGCGGGTGGCGTGGTTGATTTTCAGGGTGGGCATATTGATTTAGCGATCAGGCGCAATGATTTCAACTGGGGAAAAGATTGTTACTCGGAAGAAATAGGGCAGGAAAAAGTGGGGCCGGTGTGCGTGCCTGAGCAGCTGCAAGGTGGGCAGATTCATCTTGAGCAGAGTCGCCTTTTACACACCCGTACTCGCCCAGATGCTTGGGCGCGTTGGGGTGTGCTGGCGCAGCAAGGGGTAACGAGTCATCAAAATTCATATTTTGAACATTTTTATTTAAGCCTGCAGGCTGCAACGGCAGGCCTAGGCGTGGCGATTGCTTCGGCCTATATGATAGAAGAAGAGCTAAAAAATGGCCGCCTGATTGCCCCCTATGGCTTGCTGCCCGATGGCTCCAGCTATGTTGTTTTGTCTGCAGAGCCCTTTGCTCAAGATGAACGGCGCTTGGTGTTTTTGGATTGGCTAAGGCAGGAGTTTCACAAATCAGATGAGATGTTGGCTTGTTTATTAGCGGGTATTGAGATGCCGTAACGCATTGCGCTACGGCTTGGGGGCTAAAAGAATTAATCTCAACGGTAGCTTAGTTCGGTTGCCTGTATTGAAACCCGCGTGCCTGCCGTGCCTTGCACAATGGCTTCGATATCATTGAGCGAACCGATGACCGCTACTTTGCCGGTATTGCGGGCAAATTCGCAGGCGGCTTGTACCTTGGGCCCCATCGAGCCTGCGGCAAAGCCGAGACGTTCTAATTCATCAGGATGGGCGCTGGCGATGGCTTTTTGGGTGGGTTTGCCATAGTCAATAAATGTGGCGCTGACATCGGTGGCAATCACCAGTAAGTCGGCGCTTAGCTCTTCTGCCAGTAAGGCGGAGCAGAGGTCTTTGTCGATAACCGCCTCAATGCCATGCAATTTTCCTTCTTTATCGTAGCAAGTTGGAATCCCGCCGCCACCCGCGCAAATTACGATGGTGCCTTGCTCCAGCAGCCATTTTACCGGGCGAATTTCAAAAATTCGTTTAGGCCTTGGGCTGGCCACCACACGGCGGAATTTGTCGCCATCAGGCGCAATTGACCAGCCTTTTTCGCTAGCCAGTCTGTTAGCGTCTTCTTTGCTGTAAACCGGGCCGATGGGCTTGGTCGGGTTTTTAAAAGCAGGGTCGGCAGCGTCAACTTCTACCTGGGTCAGAATGGTGGCGAAAGGCGTTTCGACGGGTAGCAGATTGCCCAGCTCCTGCTCAATCATATAGCCGATCATGCCCTCGGTTTCGGCGCCTAATACATCCAGCGGATAGGGGCTGACCTGGCTGTAGGCGGCGTTTTGTAAGGCGAGCAGCCCCACTTGCGGGCCATTGCCATGGGCGATAACCAGCT
It includes:
- a CDS encoding LysR substrate-binding domain-containing protein, coding for MSARIPSLNALRVFEAAARHLSLIRASEELFVTQGAVSRQIKQLEESLGVLLFERRNRAIFLTREGELLKNTCQEMLAQLTLTLQKLKGNPYDRPLVVSCEPTIAMRWLIPRLSDFHTRYPAIQLHLFTAGGVVDFQGGHIDLAIRRNDFNWGKDCYSEEIGQEKVGPVCVPEQLQGGQIHLEQSRLLHTRTRPDAWARWGVLAQQGVTSHQNSYFEHFYLSLQAATAGLGVAIASAYMIEEELKNGRLIAPYGLLPDGSSYVVLSAEPFAQDERRLVFLDWLRQEFHKSDEMLACLLAGIEMP
- the arcC gene encoding carbamate kinase: MRIVIALGGNALLRRGEAMSADNQRENVIIAAKQIARVAPNNELVIAHGNGPQVGLLALQNAAYSQVSPYPLDVLGAETEGMIGYMIEQELGNLLPVETPFATILTQVEVDAADPAFKNPTKPIGPVYSKEDANRLASEKGWSIAPDGDKFRRVVASPRPKRIFEIRPVKWLLEQGTIVICAGGGGIPTCYDKEGKLHGIEAVIDKDLCSALLAEELSADLLVIATDVSATFIDYGKPTQKAIASAHPDELERLGFAAGSMGPKVQAACEFARNTGKVAVIGSLNDIEAIVQGTAGTRVSIQATELSYR